In the Candidatus Woesearchaeota archaeon genome, one interval contains:
- a CDS encoding DUF2492 family protein, with protein sequence MKVIHGTVILKLIKEENISSLDELKSKIKEIYGDVLFTNCFKKDNTFNEIMEFFVSNGKIFVKNDKVGLDLSGCSCSI encoded by the coding sequence ATGAAAGTTATACATGGTACTGTGATACTTAAGTTGATTAAAGAAGAAAATATCTCTTCTTTGGATGAATTGAAGTCTAAAATTAAAGAGATATATGGAGATGTTTTATTTACTAATTGTTTTAAAAAAGATAATACTTTTAATGAGATTATGGAGTTTTTTGTTTCTAATGGGAAAATTTTTGTGAAAAATGATAAAGTTGGTCTGGATTTGAGTGGATGTTCTTGCTCAATTTGA